In one Myotis daubentonii chromosome 1, mMyoDau2.1, whole genome shotgun sequence genomic region, the following are encoded:
- the NFATC4 gene encoding nuclear factor of activated T-cells, cytoplasmic 4 has product MGAASCEDEELEFKLVFGEEKEAPPLSAGGPGEELDSEDTPTCCRLALGEPPPYGAAPIGIPRPPPPRPGMHSPPPRPAPSPGTWESQPARSVRLGGPGGGSGGAGGGRVLECPSIRITSISPTPDPPATLEDNPDAWGDGSPRDYPPPEGFGGYREAGGQGGGPFFSPSPGSSSLSSWSFFSDASDEAALYAACDEVESELNEAASRFGLGSPLPSPRASPRPWTPDDPWSLYGPSPGGRGPEDSWLLLSAPGPSPASPRPASPCGKRRYSSSGTPSSASPALSRRGSLGEEGSEPPPPPPLPLARDPGSPGPFDYVGAPPAESIPQKTRRTSSEQAVTLPRSEEPAPCNGKLPSGAEETAAPPGGPRKEGAGMDYLAVPSPLAWSKARIGGHSPIFRTSALPPLDWPLPSQYEQLELRIEVQPRAHHRAHYETEGSRGAVKAAPGGHPVVKLLGYSEKPLTLQMFIGTADERNLRPHAFYQVHRITGKMVATASYEAVVSGTKVLEMTLLPENNMAANIDCAGILKLRNSDIELRKGETDIGRKNTRVRLVFRVHVPQGSGKVVSVQTASVPIECSQRSAQELPQVEAYSPSACSVRGGEELVLTGSNFLPDSKVVFIERGPDGKLQWEEEATVNRLQSNEVTLTLTVPEYSNKRVSRPVQAYFYVSNGRRKRSPTQSFKFLPVIFKEEPLPDSSLRGFPSASGPSFGTDMDFSPPRPPYSSYPHEDPAYEPPYLSEGFSYGTPPLYPQTGPPPSYRPGLRMFPETGGTTGCARPPVSFLPRPFPSDPYGGRASPFPLGLPFPPPAPFQPPLPSSPPLEGPFPPQSGVHPPPPEGYNEVGPSYGPGEGTPEQEKSRGGYGNGSGFRDSVPIQGITLEEVSEIIGRDLSGFPAPPGDEPPA; this is encoded by the exons AACTGGACTCAGAGGACACTCCGACATGCTGCCGCCTGGCCCTGGGGGAGCCCCCTCCCTATGGCGCAGCCCCTATTGGCATTCCCCGGCCACCACCCCCTCGGCCTGGCATGCACTCGCcgccgccccgcccagccccctcccctggcaCTTGGGAGAGCCAGCCGGCTCGTTCGGTGAGGCTGGGGGGGCCCGGAGGGGGCTCGGGTGGGGCCGGGGGAGGCCGTGTCCTGGAGTGCCCAAGCATCCGCATCACTTCCATCTCTCCCACGCCTGACCCGCCAGCCACCCTGGAGGACAACCCCGATGCCTGGGGGGACGGCTCTCCCAGGGATTACCCCCCACCAGAAGGCTTTGGAGGCTACCGAGAGGCAgggggccagggcgggggccCCTTcttcagccccagccctggcagcagcagcctgtCCTCCTGGAGCTTCTTCTCAGACGCCTCTGATGAGGCCGCCCTGTATGCCGCTTGCGATGAGGTGGAGTCTGAGCTAAACGAAGCGGCCTCCCGCTTTGGCCTGGGCTCCCCACTGCCCTCGCCCCGGGCATCCCCTAGGCCATGGACCCCCGATGATCCCTGGAGCCTGTATGGTCCAAGCCCTGGAGGCCGGGGACCAGAAGATAGCTGGCTACTTCTCAGCGCTCCTgggccctccccagcctccccacgGCCAGCCTCTCCATGTGGCAAACGGCGCTATTCAAGCTCCGGAACCCCATCTTCAGCCTCTCCAGCTCTGTCCCGCCGGGGCAGCCTGGGAGAAGAGGGGTCGGAGCCACCTCCACCACCCCCACTGCCTCTGGCCCGGGATCCTGGCTCCCCTGGCCCCTTTGACTATGTGGGGGCCCCACCAGCCGAGAGCATCCCCCAGAAAACCCGGAGGACTTCCAGTGAGCAGGCGGTGACCCTGCCTCGGTCTGAGGAGCCGGCTCCGTGCAACGGGAAGCTGCCTTCGGGAGCAGAGGAGACTGCAGCTCCTCCAGGTGGTCCTCGGAAGGAGGGAGCTGGCATGGACTACCTGGCAGTGCCCTCCCCTCTGGCTTGGTCCAAGGCCCGGATTGGGGGACACAGCCCCATCTTCAG GACCTCTGCCCTACCCCCCCTGGACTGGCCTCTGCCCAGCCAGTACGAGCAGCTGGAGCTGAGGATTGAGGTGCAGCCTCGAGCCCACCACCGGGCCCACTATGAGACAGAGGGCAGCCGAGGTGCTGTCAaagctgctcctggtggtcaccCTGTAGTCAAG CTCCTAGGCTACAGTGAGAAGCCACTGACCCTACAGATGTTCATCGGCACTGCAGATGAAAGGAACCTGCGGCCTCATGCCTTCTATCAGGTGCACCGCATCACCGGCAAGATGGTGGCCACGGCCAGCTATGAAGCTGTAGTCAGTGGCACCAAGGTGTTGGAGATGACCCTGCTTCCTGAGAACAACATGGCAGCCAA CATTGACTGTGCTGGAATCCTGAAGCTTCGGAATTCAGACATTGAGCTGCGGAAGGGTGAGACGGATATCGGGCGCAAGAACACACGTGTGCGGCTGGTATTCCGGGTACACGTGCCCCAGGGCAGCGGGAAGGTCGTCTCTGTGCAGACAGCATCAGTGCCCATCGAGTGCT CCCAGCGCTCggcccaggagctgccccaggtggaGGCCTACAGCCCCAGTGCCTGCTCggtgagaggaggagaggagctaGTGCTAACTGGCTCCAACTTCCTGCCGGATTCCAAGGTGGTGTTCATCGAGAGGGGCCCCG ATGGAAAGCTGCAATGGGAGGAGGAGGCCACTGTGAACCGGTTGCAGAGCAATGAG GTGACACTgaccctgactgtccctgagtacAGCAACAAGCGGGTGTCCCGGCCCGTCCAGGCCTACTTTTATGTCTCCAATGGGCGCAGGAAGCGCAGCCCTACCCAGAGTTTCAAGTTCCTGCCTG TGATCTTCAAGGAGGAGCCCCTACCAGACTCATCTCTCCGGGGCTTCCCTTCAGCCTCAGGCCCCTCCTTTGGCACTGACATGGACTTCTCACCCCCCAGGCCCCCCTACTCCTCTTATCCCCATGAAGACCCTGCTTACGAACCTCCTTACCTGTCAGAAGGTTTCAGCTATGGCACACCCCCTCTATACCCCCAAACGGGGCCCCCACCATCATATAGACCTGGCCTTCGGATGTTCCCTGAGACTGGGGGTACCACAGGCTGTGCCCGTCCACCAGTCTCCTTCCTTCCTCGGCCCTTTCCCAGTGACCCCTATGGGGGACGGGCCTCCCCTTTTCCCCTGGGGCTgccattccctcctccagcccctttcCAGCCTCCACTGCCTTCCTCCCCACCGCTGGaaggccccttccctccccagagtggtgtccaccccccacctcctgagGGGTACAATGAGGTAGGGCCAAGCTAtggccctggggaggggactCCGGAGCAGGAGAAATCCAGGGGTGGCTATGGCAACGGCAGCGGCTTCCGAGACAGTGTCCCTATCCAGGGTATCACGCTGGAGGAAG TGAGTGAAATCATTGGCCGAGACCTGAGTGGCTTCCCAGCACCTCCTGGAGATGAGCCTCCTGCTTGA